One part of the Nostoc sp. PCC 7120 = FACHB-418 genome encodes these proteins:
- a CDS encoding CAP domain-containing protein, whose product MSRQPAFGIAISMLVLAGGLMAPLIPGHSSTKHATGDSPLSIFSHQVATTTTTTFQTTDLEKSVFEQINRYRTARRLPKLTLNARITQQARVHSRNMAKGRIPFSHQGFEQRVNAIPLRYNNAAENVAFNRGYDDPANEAVIGWIDSPGHLKNIKGNFNMTGIGVATNAQGEVYLTQIFLRTR is encoded by the coding sequence ATGTCCCGACAACCTGCTTTTGGCATCGCTATAAGTATGCTTGTCCTTGCCGGAGGATTAATGGCTCCTCTAATACCAGGTCACTCTTCTACAAAACACGCCACTGGTGATTCACCGTTGTCGATTTTTTCTCATCAGGTTGCTACAACTACTACCACAACCTTTCAAACTACTGATTTGGAAAAATCAGTATTTGAGCAGATTAATCGGTATCGGACAGCTAGAAGACTACCAAAGTTGACCTTAAATGCGAGGATCACTCAGCAAGCAAGAGTTCACAGTCGAAACATGGCTAAAGGTAGAATTCCGTTTAGCCATCAAGGATTTGAGCAACGGGTTAATGCTATCCCTCTTCGCTACAATAATGCTGCCGAAAATGTGGCTTTTAATCGGGGATATGACGATCCCGCAAACGAAGCTGTGATTGGTTGGATAGATAGTCCTGGTCATTTAAAGAATATCAAAGGCAATTTCAATATGACTGGTATTGGCGTTGCCACTAATGCCCAAGGGGAAGTCTATCTAACACAAATTTTCTTGCGTACTAGATAG
- a CDS encoding CAP domain-containing protein: MLKTTIYAVALGTFAFTSGASAVSLQIQSPAPKSSSISSDRLLAQYSFPRQYNRRPMRYPGQSSPQRPYNPSGGQNNPQSPSGGQNNPQTPSGGQNNPSSPSGGQSDSNSASIEQAVFAQVNQYRQSQNLPALTRNASIDEQARIHSQNMASGQVPFSHQGFDQRVKALNMPNKSASENVAYNQDRDPATRAVQSWLKSSGHLANIKGSANLTGIGVAVNGQGVVYLTQIFIRS; the protein is encoded by the coding sequence ATGCTTAAAACAACAATTTACGCCGTTGCGTTAGGAACTTTCGCCTTCACCAGTGGGGCGAGTGCAGTTTCTCTCCAAATTCAATCTCCTGCACCCAAGTCTTCATCTATTTCCAGCGATCGCCTTCTCGCACAATACAGTTTTCCGAGACAATATAATCGTCGTCCCATGAGATATCCTGGGCAATCTTCCCCCCAAAGACCCTATAATCCCTCTGGTGGGCAAAACAACCCTCAAAGTCCCTCAGGTGGACAAAATAACCCGCAAACTCCTTCAGGTGGACAAAATAATCCTTCCAGTCCCTCAGGTGGACAATCGGATAGCAACTCAGCTTCTATAGAACAGGCAGTTTTCGCGCAAGTTAATCAATACAGACAATCTCAGAACTTACCAGCACTAACCCGGAACGCTAGTATTGACGAGCAAGCCAGGATTCACAGCCAAAACATGGCTAGTGGTCAAGTTCCCTTTAGCCACCAGGGATTTGATCAGCGTGTGAAAGCGCTGAATATGCCCAACAAATCCGCAAGTGAAAACGTTGCTTATAACCAGGATAGAGACCCAGCAACACGCGCAGTACAAAGCTGGCTCAAAAGCTCAGGACACCTAGCCAATATTAAAGGTAGTGCCAACTTGACCGGGATTGGTGTTGCCGTCAATGGTCAAGGTGTAGTTTATTTAACCCAAATTTTCATTCGTTCTTAG
- the trpB gene encoding tryptophan synthase subunit beta, whose product MTTTPLSPSTPSNVQVPDIQGRFGRFGGKYVPETLMPALAELETAYQQYRNDPGFQAELQQLLRDYVGRATPLYFAERLTAHYARPDGTGAQIYLKREDLNHTGAHKINNALGQVLLAKRMGKQRIIAETGAGQHGVATATVCARFGLECVIYMGVHDMERQALNVFRMRLMGAEVRPVAAGTGTLKDATSEAIRDWVTNVETTHYILGSVAGPHPYPMMVRDFHAVIGQETRAQALEKWGGLPDILLACVGGGSNAMGLFYEFVNESSIKLIGVEAAGEGVNTEKHAATLTKGRVGVLHGAMSYLLQDEDGQVIEAHSISAGLDYPGVGPEHSYLKDVGRAEYYSVTDEEALAAFQRLSRLEGIIPALETAHAIAYLETLCPQLDGSPRIVINCSGRGDKDVQTVAKFLIPQ is encoded by the coding sequence GTGACTACCACTCCCCTTTCTCCAAGTACCCCCTCAAATGTTCAGGTTCCCGATATCCAAGGACGCTTTGGACGCTTTGGCGGTAAGTATGTGCCGGAAACCTTGATGCCGGCTTTAGCTGAACTAGAAACAGCTTATCAACAATACCGCAATGACCCCGGTTTTCAAGCAGAACTGCAACAATTGTTGCGTGACTATGTAGGACGCGCCACACCATTGTATTTCGCTGAACGCCTCACCGCTCATTATGCCCGACCAGATGGTACAGGAGCGCAAATTTATTTAAAACGCGAAGATTTAAATCATACAGGCGCTCACAAAATCAATAACGCCCTTGGTCAAGTATTATTAGCCAAGCGCATGGGTAAGCAGCGCATTATTGCCGAAACTGGTGCCGGACAACATGGTGTAGCAACAGCCACGGTTTGCGCTCGGTTTGGGTTGGAATGTGTGATTTATATGGGTGTTCACGATATGGAACGCCAAGCTTTGAATGTGTTTAGAATGCGGCTGATGGGGGCTGAAGTTCGTCCGGTGGCGGCTGGGACGGGAACTCTCAAGGACGCTACATCTGAGGCGATTCGGGATTGGGTGACGAATGTGGAAACTACTCACTACATTTTGGGTTCCGTTGCCGGGCCTCATCCTTACCCAATGATGGTACGGGATTTCCATGCAGTCATTGGACAAGAAACTCGCGCTCAAGCTTTGGAAAAATGGGGTGGTTTACCCGACATTCTTTTAGCTTGTGTGGGTGGCGGGTCTAATGCGATGGGATTATTTTACGAGTTTGTGAATGAGTCATCCATTAAGTTAATTGGAGTAGAAGCAGCAGGAGAGGGTGTCAACACAGAAAAACACGCCGCCACCTTGACAAAAGGACGAGTTGGTGTATTGCACGGGGCGATGAGTTATCTACTGCAAGATGAGGATGGCCAGGTAATTGAAGCGCACTCGATTAGCGCGGGGTTAGATTACCCTGGTGTGGGGCCAGAACACAGCTACTTGAAAGATGTTGGTCGTGCAGAATATTACAGTGTGACGGACGAGGAAGCTTTGGCTGCGTTCCAGCGATTATCCCGCTTGGAAGGAATTATCCCAGCCCTGGAAACAGCCCATGCGATCGCTTACTTAGAAACCCTCTGTCCCCAACTTGACGGCAGCCCCCGCATTGTGATCAACTGCTCTGGACGTGGTGATAAAGATGTCCAAACTGTAGCTAAGTTTTTAATCCCACAATAA
- a CDS encoding translation initiation factor has product MSSSNSKSSDKRFIYREFGNDNSAALERPTTELPPQQQNVRVQATRAGRKGKTVTVITGFQTKPEVLADLVKQLKTQCGTGGTVKDNEIEIQGEHKQKILEILIKLGYKAKISGG; this is encoded by the coding sequence ATGTCTTCTTCCAATTCCAAATCTTCTGACAAGCGCTTTATTTATCGTGAATTTGGCAACGACAACTCTGCCGCCTTAGAAAGACCAACTACCGAATTACCACCACAACAACAAAATGTCAGAGTACAGGCTACCCGCGCCGGCCGCAAAGGAAAAACTGTCACGGTGATTACTGGGTTTCAAACTAAACCAGAAGTATTGGCAGATTTAGTAAAACAGTTGAAAACTCAATGTGGTACAGGTGGGACAGTTAAAGATAACGAAATTGAAATTCAAGGCGAACATAAACAGAAAATTTTAGAGATTTTGATTAAGCTAGGCTACAAAGCCAAAATTAGTGGCGGTTAA
- a CDS encoding YqaE/Pmp3 family membrane protein, giving the protein MDLVRLLCAIFFPPLGVFLQVGIGKDFWINILLTLLGYIPGIVHAVWVIARK; this is encoded by the coding sequence ATGGATTTAGTTCGGCTTTTATGTGCTATTTTCTTCCCACCTTTGGGAGTATTTTTACAAGTTGGGATAGGTAAGGATTTTTGGATTAATATACTTTTGACGCTTTTAGGTTACATTCCGGGAATTGTACACGCGGTGTGGGTCATCGCTAGGAAATAA
- a CDS encoding fasciclin domain-containing protein has product MRVNQSKLLTNLVGVVTLAGVSLSITLPSGAREVLNPNPTIFQEAHYSRGQRIQANVNQITKENNKKQIAQNTGRTNPRPSIFNEPPYNRGSRTSPTPVTPPETQPATETPTTKPPAAETTNTDSKNLLELVESNSSFTTLNKALQAAGLTETLKGKDNLTIFAPTDAAFAKLPQDALQALLQPDNKEVLLKVLTYHVVPGNVLSTDLKSGEVKSVEGGTINVKVDTQGVSVNDAKVTQADIKASNGVIHVIDTVILPADL; this is encoded by the coding sequence ATGAGGGTGAATCAAAGCAAGCTGCTGACCAATTTGGTAGGTGTAGTGACGTTAGCAGGCGTTAGCCTCTCAATTACCTTACCATCGGGAGCAAGAGAAGTATTAAATCCCAATCCAACTATTTTCCAAGAAGCTCACTATAGTCGTGGTCAACGGATTCAAGCAAATGTTAACCAGATAACAAAAGAAAATAACAAGAAACAGATAGCACAAAATACAGGACGTACTAATCCTAGACCAAGTATTTTTAACGAGCCTCCCTATAACCGTGGTAGCCGTACTTCACCCACTCCAGTTACTCCTCCAGAAACCCAACCCGCAACAGAAACACCTACAACAAAACCACCAGCAGCAGAAACAACTAACACAGACTCGAAAAATTTGTTAGAATTGGTGGAATCAAATAGCTCTTTCACCACTCTCAACAAAGCATTACAAGCAGCCGGACTAACAGAAACTTTAAAAGGCAAAGATAACCTAACAATTTTTGCTCCCACCGACGCTGCATTTGCTAAATTGCCACAAGATGCTTTACAAGCATTATTACAACCAGATAATAAAGAAGTATTACTCAAGGTGCTAACTTACCATGTTGTCCCAGGTAATGTTTTATCCACTGATTTGAAATCTGGTGAAGTGAAAAGCGTCGAAGGTGGCACAATTAATGTAAAAGTTGATACGCAAGGTGTCAGCGTCAACGATGCGAAAGTAACACAGGCAGATATCAAAGCCTCTAATGGCGTAATCCATGTAATTGATACAGTGATTCTGCCTGCTGACTTGTAG
- a CDS encoding glutathione S-transferase family protein, translated as MLKLYQWELSQYSEKVRLILDYKGLEYRKIEVTPGIGQVELFRLTGQKQVPVLKDGNRYIADSTAIAKYLDLEYPDRPLIPQDPKQRGLTLLIEEWADESIGIKGRKALFSAISQDQSFRKALLPTSTPDVLKTLVEGVPTDFLTVLGFGVGYSPDAVKSAIADLKQDLEALTLLLADSPYLTGDEPTLADLAVAGLSILLKFPEGSYLDLPASIAGKGVPSLADNPDYAAFFAWRDRIYTQFRKPLIGKSPIGGAPTSIQID; from the coding sequence ATGTTAAAATTATACCAATGGGAATTATCTCAATACTCAGAAAAAGTGCGGCTAATTCTCGATTACAAAGGATTGGAATACCGCAAAATTGAGGTTACACCAGGAATTGGACAAGTAGAATTATTCAGGTTAACTGGACAAAAACAAGTACCAGTATTGAAAGATGGTAACAGATATATTGCCGATTCGACAGCGATCGCCAAGTATTTAGACTTAGAATATCCAGACCGTCCCCTCATACCACAAGACCCCAAACAAAGGGGTTTAACTTTATTAATAGAAGAATGGGCTGATGAGTCCATCGGTATTAAAGGGAGAAAAGCACTATTTTCTGCTATCAGTCAAGACCAAAGTTTCCGCAAAGCCTTATTACCTACCTCAACACCAGACGTTCTTAAAACCTTAGTTGAAGGCGTACCCACCGATTTTCTGACAGTGTTGGGTTTTGGTGTTGGTTACAGTCCAGATGCGGTTAAGTCAGCGATCGCAGATTTAAAACAAGACCTAGAAGCACTTACACTATTGTTAGCAGACAGTCCTTATTTAACTGGAGACGAACCCACTCTAGCTGATTTAGCCGTAGCTGGTTTATCAATACTGTTAAAATTCCCAGAGGGTTCTTATTTAGACCTACCCGCCAGTATTGCAGGTAAAGGTGTACCATCATTAGCCGATAACCCTGATTATGCAGCCTTTTTTGCCTGGCGCGATCGCATCTACACCCAATTCCGCAAACCATTAATTGGTAAATCACCCATCGGTGGCGCGCCAACCTCTATTCAAATTGATTAG
- a CDS encoding helicase HerA domain-containing protein — protein MTTDNPQQPLGSVIQGSLTEGLEVRLHPDISVEDMRVGKFLVVQGMRSRFFCMLTDVALGTANARIIASPPSWEDTFLRDVLAGSGTYGTINLSPMLMFTPESNESVTTTDNKSVNPFVPSSTGLASFQPQTSTTMELLPVKTIPSHFSQVYEASVDDFRRVFGWEDDIQRKNFSIGKPLDMDVPVCIDLNRFVERSNGVFGKSGTGKSFLTRLLLAGVIRKNAAVNLIFDMHSEYGWEAVAEGKNVNTVKGLKQLFPGRVEVYTLDPESSKRRGVRDSHELYLSYEQIEVEDVKLCSRDLGLSEAALDNANILYSEFGKSWIVQLLNMTNEEIEMFCDEKRGHKGSIMALQRKLLRLDGLKYMRAVCPQNYINNILQSLEAGKNVVIEFGSQSNMLSYMLVTNMITRRIHEHYVRKADKFLQSKNPSDRPTPLMITIEEAHRFLDPAIVQSTIFGTIARELRKYFVTLLVVDQRPSGIDNEVMSQIGTRITALLNDDKDIDAIFTGVSGAGGLRSVLAKLDSKQQALILGHAVPMPVVVRTRPYDSTFYAEIGDTAWEEKPDAEVFAAAELAKADLGF, from the coding sequence ATGACAACTGACAATCCACAACAACCATTAGGTTCAGTAATTCAAGGTTCTCTCACTGAGGGTTTGGAAGTGCGTTTACACCCGGATATCTCCGTTGAGGATATGCGGGTAGGTAAATTTTTGGTAGTCCAAGGGATGCGATCGCGCTTTTTCTGTATGCTGACAGATGTAGCCTTGGGAACTGCTAACGCGCGCATTATTGCTAGTCCCCCCAGTTGGGAGGACACTTTTTTACGGGACGTTTTAGCCGGGAGTGGGACTTACGGAACGATTAACCTCTCACCGATGCTGATGTTCACTCCTGAATCTAATGAGTCTGTGACAACTACAGATAATAAATCTGTGAATCCTTTTGTTCCATCCTCCACAGGTTTGGCTTCTTTTCAACCCCAAACCAGTACGACAATGGAATTACTTCCTGTCAAAACTATCCCCAGCCACTTCAGCCAAGTTTATGAAGCCAGCGTGGATGATTTTCGGCGGGTATTTGGTTGGGAAGACGACATCCAACGGAAAAACTTTTCCATTGGTAAACCTTTAGATATGGATGTCCCTGTTTGTATTGATTTAAACCGTTTTGTTGAACGTAGTAACGGGGTATTTGGTAAATCGGGTACGGGTAAATCTTTCCTTACACGCTTACTCTTAGCTGGGGTAATTCGCAAGAATGCGGCGGTTAACTTGATTTTTGATATGCACTCCGAGTATGGCTGGGAAGCAGTAGCGGAAGGAAAAAACGTCAACACCGTTAAGGGACTCAAGCAACTGTTTCCGGGAAGAGTCGAAGTATATACCCTCGACCCGGAATCAAGCAAGCGCCGGGGTGTAAGAGATTCCCATGAACTATATTTGAGTTATGAGCAAATCGAAGTCGAAGATGTGAAATTATGTAGTCGAGATTTAGGCTTATCGGAAGCAGCCTTAGATAATGCCAACATTTTATATAGTGAGTTCGGCAAATCTTGGATTGTCCAATTGCTGAATATGACTAATGAAGAAATTGAGATGTTTTGTGACGAGAAGCGGGGACACAAAGGCTCAATTATGGCGTTACAGCGTAAACTCTTACGCTTAGATGGTCTTAAGTATATGCGGGCAGTTTGCCCCCAAAATTATATTAATAACATTTTACAATCTTTAGAAGCCGGCAAAAATGTCGTTATAGAATTTGGTTCCCAGTCGAATATGCTCTCCTATATGCTGGTGACTAACATGATCACCAGACGGATTCATGAGCATTACGTCCGCAAAGCTGATAAGTTCCTACAAAGTAAAAATCCCAGCGATCGCCCAACGCCATTAATGATTACAATAGAAGAAGCGCATCGCTTCCTAGACCCAGCGATCGTTCAAAGCACTATATTCGGCACAATTGCCCGTGAACTGCGTAAATATTTCGTAACCCTTTTGGTAGTTGATCAACGACCTTCAGGCATAGATAATGAAGTTATGTCCCAAATTGGGACACGCATCACCGCCCTACTGAATGACGACAAAGACATTGATGCCATCTTCACCGGGGTATCAGGGGCTGGTGGTCTCAGATCAGTGTTAGCCAAGCTAGACTCCAAGCAACAAGCTTTGATTTTAGGTCATGCCGTACCTATGCCCGTGGTAGTCAGAACCCGTCCCTATGATTCAACCTTTTACGCAGAAATTGGTGATACAGCCTGGGAAGAAAAACCAGACGCAGAAGTATTCGCGGCTGCTGAACTAGCCAAAGCCGATTTGGGATTTTAG
- a CDS encoding RNA polymerase sigma factor, RpoD/SigA family has translation MPTVNTHTEDTNTKFTADMVRTYLREIGRVPLLTREQEIVYGKQVQQMMSLIDAKEALAKKLDREPSLPEWADHVQKSETEVKQTVTQGKRAKQKMIEANLRLVVAIAKKYQKRNMEFLDLIQEGTLGLERGVEKFDPMRGYKFSTYAYWWIRQAITRAIAQQGRTIRLPIHITEKLNKIKKVQRELAQTLGRSPSPAEIAKELELEPAQIREYLNMARQPVSLDVKVGDNQDTELQEMLEDDGPSPEYYTTQEFLRQDLNTLLAELTPQQREVVALRFGLLDGNELSLAKVGERLNLSRERVRQLEHQALAHLRRRRANVKEYVAS, from the coding sequence ATGCCTACTGTTAACACCCACACAGAAGACACAAACACCAAATTCACGGCTGATATGGTGCGAACCTATCTGCGCGAAATTGGTCGTGTACCCCTGCTCACCCGTGAGCAAGAGATTGTTTACGGGAAGCAGGTGCAGCAAATGATGTCGCTGATTGACGCTAAAGAGGCTTTAGCGAAAAAGTTGGATCGGGAACCGAGTTTACCAGAGTGGGCTGACCACGTTCAAAAGTCTGAAACAGAGGTGAAACAGACTGTAACTCAGGGTAAGCGAGCCAAGCAAAAAATGATTGAAGCGAACCTGCGTTTGGTAGTGGCGATTGCCAAGAAATACCAAAAGCGGAATATGGAGTTCCTGGATTTAATCCAAGAAGGAACTCTAGGACTAGAAAGAGGCGTAGAGAAATTTGACCCAATGAGGGGTTATAAATTTTCAACCTACGCTTACTGGTGGATTCGCCAAGCGATTACCCGTGCGATCGCTCAACAAGGTCGGACTATCAGGCTACCTATCCATATTACCGAGAAACTGAACAAAATCAAAAAAGTTCAGCGCGAACTGGCTCAAACTTTGGGGCGTTCTCCATCACCGGCAGAAATCGCCAAAGAACTAGAACTAGAACCTGCTCAGATTCGTGAGTATCTAAACATGGCGCGTCAACCAGTTTCTCTAGATGTGAAAGTTGGTGACAACCAGGATACAGAACTGCAAGAAATGCTCGAAGATGATGGGCCATCCCCTGAGTATTACACCACTCAAGAATTCTTGCGCCAAGACCTGAATACCCTCTTGGCAGAACTCACACCCCAACAGCGAGAAGTCGTAGCCTTACGCTTTGGTTTGTTAGACGGTAACGAATTATCCTTGGCGAAAGTCGGTGAACGATTGAACCTCAGTCGTGAACGCGTCCGCCAATTAGAACATCAAGCACTAGCTCATCTGCGTCGCCGTCGAGCCAATGTTAAAGAATACGTCGCTAGCTAA
- the cobO gene encoding cob(I)yrinic acid a,c-diamide adenosyltransferase, with translation MTSDTPEALESDKEIERLIDEIMASTQNLSDEQYRTKMQRRKEVQERRISQAVPEKGLIIVNTGNGKGKTTAALGMVLRSLGHGYKVAIVQFIKGAWEPSEKSVFSYWEDQIEFHAMGEGFTWDTQDRDRDIDKAQAAWEKSLEFILDPQYQLVLLDEINIALKMGYLSIDEVLAGLARKPASKHVILTGRGAPAALIERADLVTEMTLIKHPFRDQNVKAQPGIEY, from the coding sequence ATGACAAGCGATACACCAGAAGCATTAGAATCAGATAAGGAAATTGAGCGTCTCATTGATGAAATAATGGCATCAACCCAAAACCTTTCTGATGAACAATACCGCACCAAAATGCAGCGCCGCAAGGAAGTACAGGAGCGCCGCATATCTCAAGCTGTGCCAGAAAAAGGGTTAATTATTGTTAATACTGGTAACGGTAAAGGCAAAACCACCGCAGCACTAGGTATGGTATTACGATCGCTCGGTCATGGGTATAAAGTAGCGATCGTCCAGTTCATCAAGGGTGCTTGGGAACCTTCAGAAAAAAGCGTATTTAGCTATTGGGAAGACCAAATCGAGTTTCACGCAATGGGAGAAGGTTTCACTTGGGACACCCAAGACCGCGATCGCGACATTGACAAAGCTCAAGCCGCATGGGAAAAATCATTAGAATTCATCCTTGACCCCCAGTACCAGTTAGTCCTACTAGACGAAATTAATATTGCCCTGAAAATGGGCTATTTAAGCATAGATGAGGTTCTGGCAGGCTTGGCACGTAAACCCGCTAGTAAACACGTAATTCTCACAGGTAGAGGCGCACCAGCCGCCCTCATTGAACGCGCAGACCTAGTTACAGAAATGACCCTGATTAAGCATCCTTTCCGTGATCAAAACGTTAAGGCACAACCAGGGATTGAGTATTAG
- a CDS encoding DUF6508 domain-containing protein: protein MSSSVTLQNIDNVLTFLTLFSSQNCQLYDIQTEPLTLDPYYYSKEFNRFITALYAGNFVISFDWTNWQDEANRFVTNPELLNLADISTIQKLLTSHVRKERFCSGHLAQMIDNGHLLTILQRLQAIRIS, encoded by the coding sequence ATGTCCAGTTCAGTTACGCTACAGAACATTGATAATGTACTCACTTTTTTAACATTATTTTCCAGTCAAAATTGCCAACTATATGACATACAAACTGAACCTTTAACCTTAGACCCTTACTACTATTCTAAGGAATTTAATAGATTCATAACAGCACTTTACGCAGGAAATTTTGTCATATCTTTTGATTGGACAAATTGGCAGGATGAGGCTAATCGTTTTGTAACTAATCCGGAACTATTAAATTTAGCTGATATTTCTACAATACAGAAATTATTGACTAGCCACGTTCGTAAAGAACGTTTTTGTAGTGGTCATCTAGCGCAAATGATAGATAATGGTCATTTGTTGACAATATTGCAGCGACTACAAGCAATTCGCATAAGCTAA
- a CDS encoding homospermidine biosynthesis protein, which produces MAKHLGKKIAPIPMSTDISVVDLIDNYFTAYNSARLREASQLLACDILKDGVTVGVSLSGAMTPAGFGVSALAPLIRNGFIDWMISTGANLYHDMHYGLGFELFAGNPFLDDVKLREEGTIRIYDIIFGYDVLLETDAFIRKILQAEPFQKRMGTAEFHYLLGKYVREVEKQLGVKHSCLLATAYEYGVPIYTSSPGDSSIGMNVAALALEGSQLILDPAIDVNETAAIAYNAREGEGKSAAVILGGGSPKNFLLQTQPQIHEVLGLEERGHDFFVQFTDARPDTGGLSGATPAEAVSWGKIDPDELPSTIVCYTDSTIALPLVTAYVLNQCPPRPLKRLYDRREELYDKLRTDYLAAKDKPVEKVATNGEVATYPCGTPIRQ; this is translated from the coding sequence ATGGCAAAACATTTGGGTAAGAAAATTGCACCTATACCGATGTCAACCGATATCAGTGTGGTGGATTTGATTGATAATTACTTCACCGCCTACAACTCGGCGCGTTTACGGGAAGCCAGCCAATTGTTGGCTTGTGATATCCTCAAAGATGGTGTAACTGTTGGTGTGAGTCTTTCTGGTGCGATGACACCTGCTGGTTTTGGGGTGTCTGCACTTGCACCCCTAATTCGCAATGGCTTTATTGATTGGATGATTAGCACTGGTGCAAATCTTTACCATGATATGCACTATGGGTTAGGTTTTGAGTTGTTCGCCGGGAACCCGTTTTTAGATGATGTCAAGCTGCGTGAAGAAGGAACTATCAGGATTTACGACATCATCTTTGGTTATGATGTCCTGCTAGAAACTGATGCTTTCATCCGCAAGATTTTGCAAGCAGAACCCTTTCAAAAACGGATGGGAACGGCGGAGTTTCATTATTTGTTGGGTAAGTATGTGAGGGAAGTTGAAAAGCAATTAGGGGTGAAACATTCCTGCTTGCTGGCTACAGCTTATGAGTATGGTGTACCCATTTACACCTCTTCCCCTGGTGACAGTTCCATCGGGATGAACGTAGCGGCGTTAGCGTTAGAAGGTTCACAACTGATATTAGATCCAGCCATTGACGTGAACGAAACAGCTGCGATCGCCTACAATGCCAGAGAAGGAGAAGGCAAAAGCGCGGCTGTAATTCTCGGTGGTGGTAGTCCGAAAAACTTTTTGCTACAAACCCAACCGCAAATTCACGAGGTTTTGGGTTTAGAAGAACGGGGACATGATTTCTTCGTTCAATTCACAGATGCGCGTCCTGATACTGGTGGCTTATCTGGGGCGACACCAGCAGAGGCAGTAAGCTGGGGTAAGATCGACCCAGACGAACTACCCAGCACCATTGTTTGTTACACAGATAGCACGATCGCCTTACCTTTGGTAACAGCATACGTCCTCAACCAATGTCCGCCCCGTCCCCTGAAGCGGTTGTATGACAGACGCGAAGAACTATACGATAAACTCCGCACAGACTACCTAGCGGCGAAAGATAAACCAGTAGAAAAAGTAGCAACTAATGGAGAAGTTGCTACTTATCCCTGCGGTACACCTATTAGGCAATAG
- the fabG gene encoding 3-oxoacyl-ACP reductase FabG → MKGRQVLLTGGTGGLGLGVTPVVLAQGANLTITYRNLKEVERLKEVLPPADFARVNFLPANLEEESSVDNLITRIGRVDVLIHLVGGFSMGKTHEYSYYSWKREFEINLNTTFLVCKYSLKSMLDHGYGRIITIGSKAAVEPSGGLAAYSAAKAGVVAFTKAIADETKGTNITANVILPTVIDTPANRQAMGTENADKWVKPESIGELICFLASEKAKDIRGAAIPIYGGV, encoded by the coding sequence ATGAAAGGTAGACAAGTTCTACTTACAGGCGGTACTGGTGGACTAGGTTTAGGAGTCACACCAGTCGTCCTCGCCCAAGGTGCAAATCTGACCATTACTTACCGCAATCTCAAGGAAGTTGAACGCCTCAAAGAGGTTCTCCCGCCGGCGGATTTTGCCAGAGTTAACTTTCTTCCCGCTAATTTGGAAGAAGAATCTTCTGTTGATAATCTCATCACCCGCATCGGTAGGGTAGATGTATTAATTCATCTTGTGGGTGGCTTTTCGATGGGCAAAACTCACGAGTACAGTTATTACAGTTGGAAACGAGAATTTGAGATCAATTTAAATACAACTTTTTTGGTTTGCAAATATAGCCTCAAAAGTATGTTAGACCACGGCTACGGACGTATTATCACTATCGGTTCTAAGGCTGCTGTGGAACCATCCGGAGGATTAGCCGCCTATTCTGCGGCGAAGGCGGGTGTGGTAGCTTTCACAAAAGCGATCGCTGATGAAACGAAAGGTACAAACATCACCGCTAATGTTATCCTCCCCACAGTTATTGATACCCCCGCTAACCGTCAAGCAATGGGTACAGAAAATGCCGACAAATGGGTAAAGCCTGAGTCTATTGGCGAATTAATCTGCTTTTTAGCCTCGGAAAAAGCCAAAGATATTCGCGGCGCGGCTATTCCGATATATGGAGGGGTGTAG